From Apium graveolens cultivar Ventura chromosome 9, ASM990537v1, whole genome shotgun sequence, the proteins below share one genomic window:
- the LOC141685594 gene encoding high mobility group B protein 3-like, with amino-acid sequence MFGDIGRGGVSLYNPLYHPHSLCVHSVLWLNFHFKFSSQTYSAMKGLKTMIESSTADSRLGVKQKTKKEKKAAKDPNKPKRPATAFFIFMESFRVEFKENHPGTANQSFAAIAKAGGEKWKMMSQAEKASYVAQAQQRKKDYEKKMEIYEREQAGSNDEGSDKSKSEVYDAVASKEDEDDD; translated from the exons ATGTTTGGTGACATAGGTCGTGGTGGAGTGTCTCTATATAATCCACTTTACCACCCTCATAGTTTGTGCGTGCATTCTGTTTTGTGGTTAAATTTTCATTTCAAATTTTCATCTCAAACATACTCT GCTATGAAAGGACTCAAAACTATGATCGAATCTTCTACTGCTGATAGTCG GCTTGGTGTGAAGCAAAAGACTAAGAAGGAAAAGAAGGCTGCTAAGGACCCTAACAAGCCGAAGAGGCCTGCAACTGCTTTCTTCATTTTCAT GGAGAGTTTCCGAGTGGAGTTCAAAGAAAATCATCCTGGAACTGCTAATCAGTCTTTTGCTGCT ATTGCTAAAGCTGGCGGCGAGAAATGGAAGATGATGTCACAGGCT GAGAAAGCTTCTTATGTAGCTCAAGCACAGCAGAGAAAGAAGGATTATGAAAAGAAAATGGAAATCTATGAAAGGGAACAG GCTGGTTCTAATGATGAGGGATCTGATAAGTCCAAGTCTGAGGTTTATGATGCAGTTGCGAGTAAAGAG GATGAAGATGATGATTGA